One Streptosporangium sp. NBC_01495 DNA window includes the following coding sequences:
- a CDS encoding GTP cyclohydrolase IIa, translated as MTPDLTIGVVGPHDLVERVMLMGHAAAPLPCRLVAAAYRDEQEAADKVTRLGAGVDACLFASPVPYDLARRSGVLTMPATYVQLGGAALIAALARAALDERIDPRRVSIDVLGRAEVEEAYNDLSLPSGDVQSRDEPGATGTIAAFHERLARQGSTSGALTCLPAVADRLQTAGVPVVRIRPTSAAVRTALHTAALLGAHHRLEESQLTVVLVEVPTLREPVRRAAPRYWRDELRLSLHRLLVQEANRINASVTAVDDHSYMVTATRGSVAAATEGFRVLPFAARVRDELGLAVEVGVGMGRTTHDAESHARAALARTQAGKQAQGFAVDREGRALIPAPRMPPQGAGPLKPKGVEVLARLAAKLEGGDTVVDAEGAGKMLGVTPRTARRLLRTLVDEGLAWPLPPNRTPQPGRPRQLYRLIVEKLGAR; from the coding sequence ATGACACCGGACCTCACTATCGGTGTGGTGGGCCCCCATGACCTCGTCGAACGGGTGATGTTGATGGGGCATGCGGCCGCCCCGTTACCCTGCCGCCTGGTGGCGGCGGCATACCGAGACGAGCAGGAGGCCGCCGACAAGGTCACCCGCCTGGGAGCCGGGGTGGACGCATGCCTGTTCGCCAGCCCGGTCCCCTACGATCTGGCCCGGCGATCGGGGGTGCTGACGATGCCCGCGACGTATGTCCAGCTCGGCGGCGCCGCACTGATCGCCGCGCTGGCGAGGGCCGCGCTGGACGAGCGGATAGACCCGCGCAGGGTCAGCATCGACGTCCTGGGCAGAGCAGAGGTCGAGGAGGCGTACAACGATCTGAGCCTTCCCTCAGGGGATGTGCAGAGCCGCGACGAACCGGGCGCCACCGGTACGATCGCGGCCTTCCATGAACGCCTCGCCCGCCAGGGCAGCACGAGCGGGGCGCTCACCTGCCTGCCCGCGGTCGCCGATCGCCTTCAGACGGCGGGGGTGCCCGTGGTCAGGATCCGCCCCACCTCCGCCGCGGTGCGCACGGCGCTGCACACCGCGGCCCTGCTGGGCGCACACCACAGGCTGGAGGAGTCGCAGCTCACCGTGGTCCTGGTGGAGGTGCCCACGCTGCGCGAGCCGGTTCGCCGGGCCGCGCCACGCTACTGGCGCGACGAGCTCCGGCTGTCCCTGCACCGGTTACTGGTGCAGGAGGCGAACCGGATCAACGCGTCGGTCACCGCGGTCGACGACCACAGCTACATGGTCACCGCGACCCGCGGCTCGGTGGCCGCGGCCACCGAGGGCTTCCGGGTCCTGCCGTTCGCCGCGCGGGTCCGCGACGAGCTGGGCCTGGCGGTCGAGGTGGGCGTCGGCATGGGCCGTACCACCCACGACGCCGAGTCGCACGCCAGGGCCGCGCTGGCGCGCACACAGGCGGGCAAGCAGGCCCAGGGCTTCGCGGTCGACCGTGAGGGCAGGGCGCTGATCCCGGCCCCCAGGATGCCCCCTCAGGGCGCCGGACCGCTGAAGCCGAAGGGTGTGGAGGTCCTGGCCCGGCTGGCGGCCAAACTGGAGGGTGGGGACACGGTGGTGGACGCGGAGGGCGCGGGCAAGATGCTCGGCGTCACCCCGCGTACGGCACGGCGGTTGCTGCGCACGCTGGTAGACGAGGGACTCGCGTGGCCGCTTCCGCCGAACCGGACGCCGCAGCCGGGGCGTCCCCGGCAGTTGTACCGGCTGATCGTGGAGAAGCTCGGCGCCCGCTGA
- a CDS encoding EamA family transporter, with amino-acid sequence MRQDSPDSRKALLVWGALAIVYVVWGSTYLAIMITIETIPPLLSGAVRFVTAALVLGVAVWLLKGRSAFRMTWREAGGAALVGLLLLNGGNGMVAVAEQHISSGVAALLVASTPLWLVVFRILFRDRPQVLTLVGVLIGFGGVAVLSLSGGSDVADGSGIVIILLASLSWAAGSFLASRIPMPANPFSASTVEMAAGGVGLALTAAVMGERLDVAAVSTRSWTALVYLIMIGSLIGFTAYAWLLGNAPISLVSTYAYVNPVVAVVLGALVLSEPVTGSMVAAGVVIVIGVALVVSTERRRRPEPVPEPEPAPA; translated from the coding sequence ATGCGCCAAGACAGTCCTGACAGCCGCAAAGCGCTCCTCGTCTGGGGGGCGCTGGCGATCGTGTACGTGGTGTGGGGTTCCACGTACCTGGCGATCATGATCACGATCGAGACGATCCCGCCGCTGCTCAGCGGGGCTGTCCGCTTCGTCACGGCCGCGCTCGTCCTGGGTGTCGCGGTGTGGCTGCTGAAGGGCCGGAGCGCCTTCCGGATGACCTGGAGGGAGGCGGGCGGGGCGGCCCTGGTCGGCCTGCTGCTGCTGAACGGCGGCAACGGCATGGTCGCCGTGGCCGAGCAGCACATCTCCAGCGGCGTAGCGGCGCTGCTGGTGGCTTCGACACCGCTCTGGCTGGTCGTCTTCAGGATCCTGTTCAGGGACCGGCCGCAGGTGCTGACGCTCGTGGGGGTGCTCATCGGGTTCGGCGGCGTGGCGGTGCTGTCGCTGAGCGGCGGGAGCGACGTGGCCGACGGCTCCGGAATCGTGATCATCCTGCTGGCGTCGCTGTCGTGGGCGGCCGGCTCGTTCCTGGCGTCCCGCATCCCGATGCCCGCGAACCCCTTCTCCGCGAGCACTGTGGAGATGGCGGCGGGCGGCGTCGGACTCGCCCTGACCGCCGCCGTGATGGGCGAGCGCCTCGACGTCGCCGCGGTCTCCACGCGGTCGTGGACCGCGCTGGTCTACCTGATCATGATCGGGTCGCTGATCGGCTTCACCGCGTACGCGTGGCTGCTCGGCAACGCCCCGATCTCGCTGGTGTCCACCTACGCCTACGTCAATCCGGTCGTGGCGGTCGTGCTGGGCGCCCTCGTGCTGAGCGAGCCGGTCACCGGCTCGATGGTCGCGGCCGGCGTGGTGATCGTCATCGGTGTGGCCCTGGTGGTCTCCACGGAACGGCGCAGGAGGCCGGAGCCCGTACCGGAGCCGGAACCCGCGCCCGCGTAG
- the hisC gene encoding histidinol-phosphate transaminase, whose translation MPRFRAILDTMPAYRAGKAVVSADGRSYKLSSNESPYEPLPSVVEAVARAATQMHRYPDPAATELTEAIAGRYGVPAEHIALGAGSVTVAQQLFETVSEPGAEVIYAWRSFEAYPLLADLAGATSVRVPLLGETHHLEAMADAITPHTRMIFVCNPNNPTGTVVHAAELAAFLDRVPENVLVVLDEAYREYVRDAGVTDGLTVYGDRPNVAVLRTFSKAYGLAGLRVGYMIANEPVASAVRKTTVPFAVNHLAQAAALASLAAEDELMERVDAVVKERDRIREALIGQGWEVPVSEANFVWLRLGERTLEFAASCATEGVAVRPFAGEGARVSVGDPEANDTFLAAAAAFGSA comes from the coding sequence ATGCCTCGTTTCCGCGCGATCCTGGACACGATGCCCGCCTACCGGGCGGGCAAGGCCGTGGTGTCCGCCGACGGCCGGTCCTACAAGCTCTCCTCGAACGAATCCCCCTACGAGCCGCTGCCCTCGGTCGTCGAGGCGGTCGCCAGGGCCGCGACCCAGATGCACCGCTATCCCGATCCGGCGGCCACGGAGCTGACCGAGGCGATCGCCGGGAGATACGGCGTTCCGGCCGAGCACATCGCGCTCGGCGCGGGCTCGGTGACGGTGGCCCAGCAGCTCTTCGAGACCGTGAGCGAGCCGGGCGCCGAGGTGATCTACGCGTGGCGGTCCTTCGAGGCGTACCCGCTCCTGGCCGACCTGGCCGGGGCGACCTCGGTGCGGGTCCCGCTCCTGGGCGAGACGCACCACCTGGAGGCCATGGCCGACGCGATCACCCCGCACACCCGGATGATCTTCGTCTGCAACCCGAACAACCCCACCGGCACGGTCGTCCACGCGGCCGAGCTGGCGGCCTTCCTCGACCGGGTGCCGGAGAACGTGCTCGTCGTGCTCGACGAGGCCTACCGCGAGTACGTCAGGGACGCCGGGGTCACCGACGGACTCACCGTCTACGGCGACCGGCCGAACGTGGCCGTGCTGCGCACCTTCTCCAAGGCGTACGGCCTGGCCGGGCTCCGGGTGGGCTACATGATCGCCAACGAGCCGGTGGCGTCCGCCGTCCGCAAGACGACCGTGCCGTTCGCGGTCAACCACCTCGCCCAGGCCGCCGCGCTCGCCTCGCTCGCCGCCGAGGACGAGCTGATGGAGCGGGTCGACGCCGTGGTCAAGGAGCGCGACCGGATCCGCGAGGCGCTGATCGGCCAGGGCTGGGAGGTGCCGGTGAGCGAGGCCAACTTCGTCTGGCTGCGGCTGGGCGAGCGCACGCTCGAATTCGCCGCGTCGTGCGCGACCGAGGGCGTCGCGGTGCGGCCCTTCGCCGGGGAGGGCGCCCGGGTCTCCGTCGGCGACCCCGAGGCCAACGACACCTTCCTGGCCGCCGCGGCGGCCTTCGGGAGCGCCTGA
- a CDS encoding Uma2 family endonuclease: MPDREDDMSIAPLAERPSAEAPSAEADETGSPELEPLPSWVFPPEEGFSAEDLDRLRGIPPHTELVDGTLIFVSPQTNFHMSTLFLLESELRRAVPADLRVRREMTMTLGKRQRPEPDLLVVHAEAVKDLKQTTYQPADVVLAVEVVSAESEIRDRERKPVLYAQAGIDHFWRIEEKDGRPVVYVYELDPATKAYALMGIHHDRLKINVPFDVDVDLTEIDDL; encoded by the coding sequence ATGCCCGACCGGGAGGACGACATGAGCATCGCACCGCTGGCCGAGAGGCCGAGCGCTGAGGCGCCGAGCGCCGAGGCGGACGAGACGGGGTCGCCCGAGCTGGAGCCGCTGCCCAGTTGGGTGTTTCCCCCCGAAGAGGGCTTCTCGGCCGAGGATCTCGACCGACTTCGAGGGATCCCTCCGCACACGGAACTCGTCGATGGCACTCTCATCTTCGTGAGCCCCCAGACCAACTTCCACATGTCGACGCTCTTTCTCCTGGAGAGCGAGCTGCGTCGGGCCGTTCCGGCCGACCTGCGCGTTCGCAGGGAGATGACGATGACGCTCGGAAAGCGGCAACGTCCCGAGCCGGACCTCTTGGTGGTCCACGCCGAAGCCGTGAAAGATCTGAAGCAGACCACCTACCAACCGGCCGACGTCGTCCTCGCCGTCGAGGTCGTCTCCGCCGAGTCGGAGATCCGCGACCGGGAGCGCAAGCCGGTCCTGTACGCCCAGGCGGGCATCGACCACTTCTGGCGGATCGAGGAGAAGGACGGCCGCCCGGTCGTCTACGTCTACGAGCTGGACCCGGCCACCAAGGCGTACGCGCTCATGGGGATCCACCACGACCGACTGAAGATCAATGTGCCGTTCGACGTGGACGTCGACCTGACGGAGATCGACGACCTCTGA
- a CDS encoding NUDIX hydrolase, protein MVPRIPVSVDLVVLTVRRQVLSALVWRRDNPPYEGRWALSGGFIQLDEDLPAAAARVLAERAGLPGAPVHLEQLQTYGYPDRDPRQRVLSVAYLGLAPHLPTSTEVHMSWQPVSALLCEMAFDHRRIMVDGIERARAKLEYTPLGAAFCPPEFTVAELRRVYEIVWGRVLDPRNFHRKVTKAEGFLVPTGGTTTRDGGRPAKLYRRGPAVALHPPMLRSLKE, encoded by the coding sequence ATGGTGCCGCGCATTCCCGTCAGCGTGGACCTTGTCGTCCTCACGGTGCGCCGCCAGGTGCTGAGCGCGCTCGTCTGGCGGCGCGACAATCCGCCGTACGAGGGACGCTGGGCCCTGTCAGGCGGTTTCATCCAGCTCGACGAGGACCTGCCCGCGGCCGCGGCCCGTGTCCTCGCGGAACGGGCCGGCCTGCCGGGCGCCCCCGTGCACCTGGAGCAGCTCCAGACCTACGGCTACCCCGACCGCGATCCGCGCCAGCGCGTGCTGAGCGTGGCCTACCTCGGCCTCGCCCCGCACCTGCCGACGTCCACCGAGGTGCACATGAGCTGGCAGCCGGTCTCCGCGCTGCTGTGCGAGATGGCCTTCGACCACCGGCGCATCATGGTCGACGGGATCGAGCGGGCCCGCGCCAAGCTTGAGTACACCCCGCTGGGCGCGGCCTTCTGCCCGCCGGAGTTCACCGTCGCCGAGCTGCGCCGGGTCTACGAGATCGTCTGGGGGCGCGTCCTCGACCCGCGAAACTTCCACCGCAAGGTCACCAAGGCCGAGGGCTTCCTGGTGCCCACCGGCGGCACCACCACCCGCGACGGCGGACGCCCCGCCAAGCTCTACCGCCGAGGCCCCGCCGTGGCGCTGCACCCCCCGATGCTCCGCTCCCTGAAGGAGTAG
- a CDS encoding DUF4434 domain-containing protein: MRWLIAFLGVAILAGVAAFVMTTPAGNGSPTAGSSSLAASPSPSATPSVPVPEVAEFTDPCGTFDTTMRWPYAITGYWLIPTADHCTWRRQFGAIHEVGGDTVIRIGWGLQARNLDDGGRVLDGDGNVDARYEPCEEDGVPCALAAENDLKAANPGNRVSWTFVYRTDEAFGPGLFRCPEFERKIVTEKTVFYRIVAPDDGTDDPSCSNIRAKGRGYHVILVAAAHEDSLTELLDLGDRFGVKVYPALPLAPRDPAQKTRAAKQGTDTLATLTRRIMQDYGARFQDRTSLGGFYQPFELQMREMEYLGDSDDDHPTLRVYASQHEIVEQEMPGRPVLVSPYLDARKQRPFSATPKQVAEGFEALARTGVGIIAPQDSRGTGKVGLFWADQREDEIDERLRPAVEEKTNGEAYHGSTRDYYREMSLARTRMVEQGFNVQLWANVEAFEPSGDEPCAAGSGRGRTDKERLDTAVAQVGRYVSKIVSYMWSDFYTCGSPSLAEEIARDYNRPIAADAIRMQRDIQDGMEIRGYNIPMGSKVTITWEGQEEPRVVDVAGVNLTEPPPDLPVRMGTAWIPFDWTQVPEDTWVKVSVAAADGRAATETLHVRVRV; encoded by the coding sequence GTGCGCTGGCTCATCGCTTTCCTGGGCGTGGCGATCCTCGCGGGTGTGGCGGCGTTCGTGATGACCACGCCCGCCGGGAACGGCTCCCCGACGGCGGGCAGCTCGTCGCTCGCGGCATCGCCCTCGCCCTCCGCCACCCCCTCGGTGCCGGTGCCGGAGGTGGCCGAGTTCACCGACCCGTGTGGAACGTTCGACACGACGATGCGCTGGCCGTACGCGATCACCGGCTACTGGCTCATCCCGACCGCCGACCACTGCACCTGGCGGCGGCAGTTCGGCGCCATCCACGAGGTGGGCGGCGACACGGTGATCCGGATCGGCTGGGGCCTGCAAGCTCGCAACCTCGACGACGGCGGCCGGGTTCTCGACGGCGATGGAAACGTCGACGCCCGCTACGAGCCGTGCGAGGAGGACGGGGTCCCGTGCGCGCTGGCGGCGGAGAACGACCTCAAGGCCGCCAACCCCGGCAACCGGGTGAGCTGGACGTTCGTCTACCGGACCGACGAGGCGTTCGGCCCCGGCCTGTTCCGCTGCCCCGAGTTCGAGCGGAAGATCGTCACGGAGAAGACCGTCTTCTACCGGATCGTCGCCCCCGACGACGGCACCGACGACCCGAGCTGCTCGAACATCCGGGCCAAGGGCCGCGGCTACCACGTGATCCTGGTCGCGGCCGCGCACGAGGACAGTCTCACCGAGCTGCTCGACCTCGGCGACCGGTTCGGGGTGAAGGTCTACCCCGCGCTGCCGCTGGCCCCCCGCGACCCGGCGCAGAAGACCCGGGCCGCCAAGCAGGGCACGGACACGCTCGCCACGCTCACCCGGCGGATCATGCAGGACTACGGGGCGCGCTTCCAGGACCGGACCTCGCTGGGCGGTTTCTACCAGCCGTTCGAGCTGCAGATGCGCGAGATGGAGTATCTCGGCGACTCCGACGACGACCACCCGACGCTCAGGGTCTACGCCTCGCAGCACGAGATCGTCGAGCAGGAGATGCCCGGCAGGCCCGTCCTCGTCAGCCCCTACCTCGACGCCCGCAAGCAGCGGCCGTTCAGCGCCACCCCCAAGCAGGTCGCCGAGGGCTTCGAGGCCCTCGCCAGGACCGGCGTCGGGATCATCGCCCCGCAGGACAGCCGGGGCACGGGCAAGGTCGGGCTGTTCTGGGCCGACCAGCGCGAGGACGAGATCGACGAGCGGCTGCGCCCGGCCGTCGAGGAGAAGACCAACGGCGAGGCATACCACGGCTCGACCCGCGACTACTACCGCGAGATGTCCCTCGCCAGGACCAGGATGGTCGAGCAGGGTTTCAACGTGCAGCTCTGGGCCAACGTCGAGGCCTTCGAGCCGTCCGGCGACGAGCCCTGCGCCGCCGGTTCCGGGCGGGGGCGCACCGACAAGGAGCGGCTCGACACGGCCGTGGCGCAGGTCGGGCGCTACGTCTCCAAGATCGTCTCCTACATGTGGAGCGACTTCTACACCTGCGGCTCCCCGTCCCTCGCCGAGGAGATCGCCCGCGACTACAACCGGCCCATCGCGGCCGACGCGATCCGCATGCAGCGCGACATCCAGGACGGCATGGAGATCCGCGGCTACAACATCCCGATGGGCTCCAAGGTGACGATCACCTGGGAGGGCCAGGAGGAGCCCCGCGTCGTCGACGTGGCCGGGGTGAACCTGACGGAACCGCCGCCGGACCTGCCGGTGCGGATGGGAACGGCGTGGATCCCGTTCGACTGGACCCAGGTGCCCGAGGACACCTGGGTCAAGGTCTCGGTCGCGGCGGCCGACGGACGCGCCGCCACCGAGACGCTGCACGTCCGCGTGCGGGTCTGA
- a CDS encoding glycosyltransferase translates to MHVLVMTVVHHPEDARILHRQIRALVDAGHEVTYAAPYTARGVMARSWVNGVDLPRAAERKRFAAVRAARKVFKRMRGQVDLVVIHDPELLLAVVGVRKRPPVVWDVHEDTPATLSLKPWLPAFLRPPVRFLARLLEGTAERHLHLLLAETAYAGRFRQAHLVVPNETWVPDEVTPPGDDRVVYLGWLSGARGVREAIEVARLLQPYRVAVELIGYADPQSRPTLNEAVAEGVLEWRDFMPNDEALKRLDGALAGLSLLHDEPNYRHSMPTKIVEYMAHGIPVITTPSPRAVELVERYDSGMVVPWQDPKAVAQAVLFLRDDARERYARGARGYAAARANHHWPNSARRFVAQLEAWAGVKS, encoded by the coding sequence GTGCACGTGCTCGTCATGACGGTGGTGCATCACCCCGAGGACGCCCGGATCCTGCACCGGCAGATCCGCGCGCTCGTGGACGCCGGTCATGAGGTCACGTATGCGGCCCCGTACACGGCGCGGGGCGTGATGGCCCGCTCCTGGGTGAACGGCGTCGACCTCCCCCGCGCCGCGGAGCGCAAGCGGTTCGCCGCGGTGCGCGCCGCGCGCAAGGTGTTCAAGCGCATGCGCGGGCAGGTCGACCTCGTGGTCATCCACGACCCGGAGCTGCTACTCGCGGTGGTGGGGGTGCGCAAGCGGCCCCCGGTGGTCTGGGACGTCCACGAGGACACCCCGGCGACGCTGTCGCTGAAGCCCTGGCTGCCCGCGTTCCTGCGCCCGCCGGTACGGTTCCTGGCCCGCCTGCTCGAAGGCACGGCCGAGCGGCACCTGCACTTGCTGCTGGCCGAGACCGCCTACGCGGGAAGGTTCCGCCAGGCCCACCTGGTGGTGCCCAACGAGACCTGGGTGCCCGACGAGGTGACCCCGCCGGGCGACGACCGTGTCGTCTACCTCGGCTGGCTGTCGGGCGCGCGCGGGGTGCGCGAGGCCATCGAGGTGGCCCGGCTGCTCCAGCCGTACCGGGTGGCGGTCGAGCTGATCGGCTACGCCGACCCGCAGTCGCGGCCGACGCTGAACGAGGCGGTGGCGGAGGGCGTGCTGGAGTGGCGCGACTTCATGCCGAACGACGAGGCGCTCAAGCGGCTCGACGGCGCGCTGGCCGGACTCTCCCTGCTGCACGACGAGCCCAACTACCGGCACTCAATGCCCACGAAGATCGTGGAGTACATGGCGCACGGCATCCCGGTGATCACCACTCCCTCGCCCCGGGCGGTGGAGCTGGTCGAGCGCTACGACAGCGGCATGGTCGTGCCCTGGCAGGACCCCAAGGCCGTGGCCCAGGCCGTGCTCTTCCTGCGAGACGACGCCAGGGAGCGGTATGCCCGGGGCGCCCGAGGGTATGCGGCGGCTCGTGCGAACCACCACTGGCCCAACTCGGCCCGCCGTTTCGTCGCCCAGCTGGAGGCGTGGGCGGGCGTCAAGAGCTGA
- a CDS encoding nucleotide sugar dehydrogenase → MTAYDLAIIGLGYVGMPLAKEATAAGLRVVGFEVDAAKVESLNAGTSYIDDLTDADLEHMLAGGFTATLDESVLADSRTVVICVPTPLDEDHRPDLSAVEGATGTVARNLRAGTLVVLESTTWPGTTDEVARPILEKGSGLTAGTDFHLAFSPERIDPGNPKYGLRNTPKVVGGYTPACKDRAVGFYSQFIEQVVPVSGTREAEMAKLLENTYRHVNIALVNEMAIFCDELGVDLWESIEAAATKPFGFQKFLPGPGVGGHCIPVDPSYLSYTVRKLGYPFRFVELAQEINERMPSYVVARVQRLLNRQKKPVNGSRVLLLGVTYKPDIADERETPALPVARALLELGAELVFADPYVKEWRVDDVDVPREEDLAKGVAEADVTLLLQQHAAFDLSIVEDQGKLVLDTRGVLAEGERVERL, encoded by the coding sequence GTGACTGCCTACGACCTGGCCATCATCGGTCTGGGCTACGTCGGCATGCCCCTGGCCAAGGAGGCCACGGCGGCTGGTCTGCGGGTCGTCGGCTTCGAGGTCGACGCGGCGAAGGTCGAGTCCCTCAACGCGGGCACCTCCTACATCGACGACCTGACCGACGCCGACCTTGAGCACATGCTGGCGGGGGGCTTCACCGCCACGCTGGACGAATCGGTCCTGGCGGACAGCCGGACCGTCGTCATCTGCGTGCCGACCCCGCTGGACGAGGACCACCGCCCCGACCTGTCGGCGGTCGAGGGCGCCACCGGCACCGTCGCCCGCAACCTGCGCGCCGGCACGCTGGTGGTCCTGGAGTCCACCACCTGGCCCGGCACCACCGACGAGGTCGCCCGCCCCATCCTGGAGAAGGGCTCGGGTCTCACCGCGGGCACCGACTTCCACCTCGCCTTCTCGCCCGAGCGCATCGACCCGGGCAACCCCAAGTACGGCCTGCGCAACACCCCGAAGGTCGTCGGCGGTTACACCCCGGCCTGCAAGGACCGCGCGGTCGGGTTCTACTCCCAGTTCATCGAGCAGGTCGTGCCGGTCAGCGGCACCCGCGAGGCCGAGATGGCCAAGCTCCTGGAGAACACCTACCGCCACGTCAACATCGCCCTCGTCAACGAGATGGCGATCTTCTGCGACGAGCTCGGTGTCGACCTCTGGGAGTCGATCGAGGCCGCGGCCACCAAGCCGTTCGGGTTCCAGAAGTTCCTCCCCGGACCCGGCGTCGGCGGGCACTGCATCCCCGTCGACCCGTCCTACCTCTCCTACACGGTGCGCAAGCTGGGCTACCCGTTCCGCTTCGTCGAGCTGGCCCAGGAGATCAACGAGCGGATGCCGTCGTACGTGGTGGCCCGCGTGCAGCGTCTGCTCAACCGGCAGAAGAAGCCCGTCAACGGCTCCAGGGTGCTGCTGCTCGGTGTCACGTACAAGCCCGACATCGCCGACGAGCGCGAGACCCCGGCCCTGCCGGTCGCGCGGGCGCTGCTGGAGCTGGGCGCGGAACTCGTCTTCGCGGACCCGTACGTCAAGGAGTGGCGGGTCGACGACGTCGACGTGCCACGTGAGGAAGACCTCGCCAAGGGCGTGGCCGAAGCCGACGTGACGCTGTTGCTGCAGCAGCACGCCGCCTTCGACCTGTCGATTGTCGAGGACCAAGGCAAGCTCGTGCTCGACACCCGAGGCGTGCTCGCCGAGGGTGAACGCGTCGAGCGGCTCTAG
- a CDS encoding glycosyltransferase family 4 protein, whose amino-acid sequence MATKVKSDPVRVAQAAAETLPPSVRPVVGRFAWPVARRAKIVVRKLGMRLVKGPWSEAKEHFDSGRMSEAAAVLQAHTRYPFIKRRAAYYAGELAAIQPNPIPPKAKVIVGERFQGRVLHCVTNALPYTQAGYTVRTHRIVTSQKAAGLDPHVVTSWGWPMMQGHADATPYEEIDGIPYHRLIPSGEVPFESHGRMIRGAGEVTELVRTLRPQVLHAATDHRNGSVALAVRERTGTPMVYEVRGFLEETWASRDPKRIGSQRHVLQRDREAFIMRSADAVVTLAETMATEIAERGVPREKIYLAPNAVDDSLLSAEYDGAAFRAAYGIEPGEIVMGSVSSIVAYEGFATMINAAALLRDEGAPVRVLLVGDGVERAALLEQVEELGLGDIAILPGRVGPDEALQAQAAIDIFVCPREDLRVCRLVTPLKPVEAMALGKPVVLSDLPALSELVGSDGAGLLVPAGDPEALAKAIAGLRDDPGRRAEMGEAGRAEVAAKRTWSRVAETYRDIYRSIAG is encoded by the coding sequence GTGGCGACCAAGGTGAAGTCCGACCCGGTACGCGTGGCGCAGGCGGCGGCCGAGACGCTCCCGCCGAGTGTCCGCCCCGTCGTGGGCCGGTTCGCCTGGCCCGTCGCGCGCCGCGCCAAGATCGTCGTACGCAAGCTCGGCATGCGCCTGGTGAAGGGCCCGTGGAGCGAGGCGAAGGAGCACTTCGACTCCGGCCGGATGAGCGAGGCCGCCGCGGTGCTGCAGGCCCACACGCGCTATCCCTTCATCAAGCGCCGGGCCGCCTACTACGCCGGAGAGCTGGCCGCGATCCAGCCGAACCCGATCCCGCCCAAGGCCAAGGTGATCGTGGGTGAGCGGTTCCAGGGCCGGGTGCTGCACTGCGTGACCAACGCGCTGCCGTACACGCAGGCCGGGTACACCGTCCGCACGCACCGCATCGTCACCTCGCAGAAGGCCGCCGGGCTCGATCCGCACGTCGTGACCAGCTGGGGCTGGCCGATGATGCAGGGGCACGCCGACGCGACGCCGTACGAGGAGATCGACGGGATCCCCTACCACCGGCTGATCCCGAGCGGCGAGGTGCCTTTCGAGAGCCACGGGCGGATGATCCGCGGCGCCGGAGAGGTGACCGAGCTGGTCAGGACCCTGCGCCCGCAGGTGCTGCACGCCGCGACCGACCACCGCAACGGGTCGGTGGCGCTGGCGGTGCGCGAGCGTACCGGCACGCCGATGGTCTACGAGGTGCGGGGCTTCCTGGAGGAGACCTGGGCCTCCCGCGACCCCAAGCGCATCGGCAGCCAGCGGCACGTGCTCCAGCGCGACCGCGAGGCGTTCATCATGCGCTCCGCCGACGCCGTGGTCACCCTCGCGGAGACCATGGCCACCGAGATCGCCGAACGCGGGGTGCCGAGGGAGAAAATCTATCTCGCGCCGAACGCGGTGGACGACTCGCTGCTCAGCGCCGAGTACGACGGTGCGGCGTTCCGCGCCGCGTACGGCATCGAGCCCGGCGAGATCGTGATGGGCTCGGTGTCGAGCATCGTGGCCTACGAGGGCTTCGCCACCATGATCAACGCGGCCGCGCTCCTGCGGGACGAGGGCGCGCCGGTCAGGGTGCTGCTCGTCGGCGACGGCGTGGAGCGGGCGGCGCTGCTGGAGCAGGTCGAGGAGCTCGGGCTGGGCGACATCGCGATCCTGCCGGGACGGGTCGGTCCCGATGAGGCCCTGCAGGCGCAGGCGGCCATCGACATCTTCGTCTGCCCCCGCGAGGACCTGCGCGTCTGCCGACTCGTTACGCCATTGAAACCCGTCGAGGCGATGGCTCTCGGCAAGCCGGTCGTGCTGAGCGACCTGCCGGCCCTCTCCGAGCTCGTGGGCTCCGACGGGGCCGGGCTTCTGGTGCCCGCGGGGGACCCGGAGGCGCTGGCCAAGGCGATCGCGGGGCTGCGTGACGATCCGGGGCGAAGAGCCGAGATGGGTGAGGCCGGACGGGCAGAGGTGGCGGCGAAGCGTACGTGGAGCCGCGTCGCGGAGACGTACCGTGATATTTACCGATCGATTGCTGGTTGA